From one Triticum aestivum cultivar Chinese Spring chromosome 4B, IWGSC CS RefSeq v2.1, whole genome shotgun sequence genomic stretch:
- the LOC123095008 gene encoding chaperone protein dnaJ 11, chloroplastic → MISPRPTLSSGFFSRSASFSRPASFSPSPPASPAAQAPPPLLSAPFARPATLSCSAVAAPGRGASSCLYDVLGLDAGASDGEIKAAYRRLARAVHPDVSPHPADDFIRVHAAYSTLSDPSKRADYDRRMIMIPSAVGRRSAPNLARSPSFPGCRRRTWETDQCW, encoded by the coding sequence ATGATCTCCCCGCGCCCCACTCTCTCCTCCGGTTTCTTCTCCCGCTCCGCCTCCTTCTCCCGCCCGGCCTCATTCTCCCcgtcgccgcctgcctcgccggccgcccaggcgccgccgccgctgctctcggCCCCGTTCGCCCGCCCCGCCACCTTATCctgctccgccgtcgccgccccgggacGCGGCGCCTCCTCCTGCTTGTACGACGTGCTCGGCCTCGACGCCGGCGCGAGCGACGGGGAGATCAAGGCCGCGTACCGCCGCCTGGCGCGCGCCGTCCACCCGGACGTGTCCCCGCACCCCGCCGACGACTTCATACGGGTGCACGCCGCCTACAGCACGCTCTCCGACCCCAGCAAGCGCGCCGACTACGACCGCCGCATGATCATGATCCCCTCCGCCGTCGGCCGCCGCAGCGCCCCGAACCTCGCCCGCTCGCCGTCGTTCCCCGGGTGCCGTCGCCGCACCTGGGAGACTGACCAGTGCTGGTGA